The segment ATTACGAAACATTAACCATGGAAATAACTGGGGAATCAACAACAGATTCGAGTAAATGAGGTAAACGTGCCAGCCCATGGAAATCGATGCGATCGCGTCGATGTGTCGATGTTCCCATTGTCTGCGATAGCCATTCCCTTAAAGCGGTGGGCGTGACATTATCGGGATGCAGCATATCAACTAATCCCAAATCCTGTAACCGTTTAGCCCGAATTAACTGTTCCTGGCGCGGTTTGACTCGTGGTACAATCAGCGCGGGTTTGTCAAAGGAAAGAACTTCATAAGTGGTGTTGTAGCCGCCCATGGTAATCACACAATCCGCCCGATTCAATAATTGGGTGGGTTCAGCCAGAAACTCCAACACTCGCAAACGGGGATGTTTTGCCGCGATTTGGTGTAGGTGTTGACGCACAGGAAGGGGCATAAATGGACCGGTTAAAATCACCCCGTTGGTGTCTGGAGGTAAAGGGGTTTGGGCAAACATTTCTGCCAGCTTATCCCCATCTTGCCCACCGCCAACCATACACACCGCCAGCCGCCCAGGGGGAAGATTTAGTGTGGCTAAGGGATCAACGTCGGGAGTATCCACAAATTCCAGTCGTTTGCGCTGATCAAAACAACCGGTATAACGCACCTTTGCGGCTATATCGGGGGAAAATTGACAATCCTCAACCAGATCAGAGATTCTAGGATCACCGTAAATCCACACCGCATCATAATACTTACGAATGATATCTTCATTCTCTGCTTGCTGCCATTCATGCTGTACTTTTATCGGATCATCAAGCACATCCCGTAAACCTAAAACACAACGAGTATCTGTTTGAGTATGCAAATACTCTAGGGTTAAATCTAATTCTCGAATTGCCCCCCGTGGCACATTATCGACAATGAAGACATCCGGTTGAAAGGATTCGACAGTCGCCCGAATAATATTAGCGCGGAGATTGACAATATGTTGTAGCGACAGATCCAAGCGACGGGATTGATATTGTCCATTGGTTCCTTTATGCAGGGCGGGAAGTGCCACATAATCTACGCCATCAGGGATGTGCAGATTACTTGCCTCACTCATGCCACTAATCAGCAGAATGTCCGTGGGT is part of the Coleofasciculus chthonoplastes PCC 7420 genome and harbors:
- a CDS encoding glycosyltransferase family protein; this translates as MIAQTRTIERFLNGERVASFESKTAEIAQHLHFRERTSRATDAAHTGWFSHLSPAIVQPNSARTRKLRVVLYSHDTMGLGHKRRNLLMAQTLAQSALPTDILLISGMSEASNLHIPDGVDYVALPALHKGTNGQYQSRRLDLSLQHIVNLRANIIRATVESFQPDVFIVDNVPRGAIRELDLTLEYLHTQTDTRCVLGLRDVLDDPIKVQHEWQQAENEDIIRKYYDAVWIYGDPRISDLVEDCQFSPDIAAKVRYTGCFDQRKRLEFVDTPDVDPLATLNLPPGRLAVCMVGGGQDGDKLAEMFAQTPLPPDTNGVILTGPFMPLPVRQHLHQIAAKHPRLRVLEFLAEPTQLLNRADCVITMGGYNTTYEVLSFDKPALIVPRVKPRQEQLIRAKRLQDLGLVDMLHPDNVTPTALREWLSQTMGTSTHRRDRIDFHGLARLPHLLESVVDSPVISMVNVS